One part of the Bdellovibrio sp. KM01 genome encodes these proteins:
- the murC gene encoding UDP-N-acetylmuramate--L-alanine ligase: MKLQHAKFHFVGVGGIGMCGLAELLHNMGAKVSGSDIADNANTERLREMGVKVYKGHAASNIGNADVVVYSSAIQYGNPEIYEARARQIPLIPRAEALAEIMRLKRGIAVAGTHGKTTTTSMTSAIFLEGNMKPTIVVGGRFEMIKSTALLGEGEWLVAEADESDGSFNKLTPEIAIITNIDSDHLDHYKTFENLQKNFYDFALKVPFYGKIIACGDDPIVRQIFENFPKRILFYGFDEKNDLVLVGEQGNYSLYRSDRLLGTRHLVGKFKLNVPGRHNALNAVAAICAGLAAGIPFETCAAGLQRFDGVDRRFHFKGEKSGIKVYDDYGHHPTEVRAVLQAFREKYPNNRLVVYFQPHRFSRTQHCWHDFTTAFMEADQILLTDIYPAGEAPIPGISSEKLAQEMKHEHAQYFLRDEKSSQKIVSMLKDGDVFITLGAGDGWKLGLDVLDKIQN, from the coding sequence ATGAAATTACAACACGCCAAATTCCACTTCGTAGGTGTCGGCGGCATCGGTATGTGTGGGCTCGCGGAACTTTTGCACAACATGGGAGCGAAGGTTTCAGGTTCTGACATTGCAGATAATGCGAATACAGAACGTCTGCGCGAAATGGGTGTGAAAGTTTATAAAGGCCATGCAGCTTCCAACATCGGTAATGCTGACGTTGTGGTTTACTCTTCCGCTATTCAATACGGCAATCCAGAAATTTATGAAGCTCGTGCTCGTCAGATCCCTTTGATCCCACGTGCAGAAGCCTTGGCAGAGATCATGCGTTTGAAACGCGGTATCGCTGTCGCGGGCACACACGGGAAAACAACGACGACTTCGATGACGTCGGCGATCTTCCTTGAAGGCAATATGAAACCAACAATCGTGGTGGGTGGTCGTTTTGAAATGATCAAATCCACCGCCCTTCTGGGTGAAGGTGAATGGTTGGTGGCAGAGGCCGATGAATCAGACGGCAGCTTTAACAAGCTGACGCCTGAAATCGCCATTATCACGAATATCGATTCTGATCATTTGGATCACTATAAAACTTTCGAGAACCTGCAAAAGAATTTCTATGACTTCGCCCTGAAAGTTCCGTTCTATGGAAAAATTATCGCCTGCGGTGATGATCCCATCGTTCGTCAAATTTTCGAAAACTTCCCTAAACGTATTTTGTTCTATGGCTTTGATGAAAAGAACGATTTGGTTTTGGTGGGCGAGCAAGGAAACTATTCTTTGTATCGCAGCGATCGTCTGCTGGGCACTCGCCACTTGGTGGGTAAGTTTAAACTCAATGTTCCAGGTCGTCACAATGCTTTGAATGCAGTGGCAGCGATCTGTGCAGGCTTGGCAGCGGGTATTCCATTTGAAACGTGCGCAGCGGGTCTGCAACGTTTTGATGGAGTTGATCGTCGCTTCCACTTCAAAGGCGAAAAAAGCGGCATTAAAGTTTACGATGACTATGGCCACCATCCGACAGAGGTGCGTGCCGTTCTTCAGGCTTTCCGTGAAAAGTATCCGAACAACCGCTTGGTGGTGTACTTCCAGCCGCATCGTTTCTCTCGGACTCAGCACTGCTGGCACGATTTTACGACTGCGTTTATGGAAGCCGATCAGATTCTGCTAACCGATATTTATCCTGCTGGTGAAGCTCCAATTCCAGGTATCAGCTCTGAAAAGCTTGCCCAGGAAATGAAGCACGAACACGCGCAGTATTTCTTGCGTGATGAAAAGTCGTCACAAAAAATCGTATCGATGTTAAAAGATGGGGACGTCTTTATTACCCTGGGAGCTGGCGATGGCTGGAAACTGGGATTGGATGTTCTGGATAAAATCCAAAACTAA
- a CDS encoding BamA/TamA family outer membrane protein, which translates to MKNLFIALGIFMGLNIANAMESTSSLFFDPGDHYLDASEWLLKHRGFLPVPIIITEPAVGTGGGVALLFMSDSEGAREARASETHKRFIPPTVTGVLAAGTDNGTRVGGAFYVTNWNHDRWRYLGFVMAASANLDFYGLGGFNNADDIHIQYNLKGGGIYNDLRARIDDSNFFVGGRYIYTDISVDFKTGALPPVLQGEGIENRNGGISLLVSYDSRNNTMSPQQGLLAEYRYYIFSENLGGDLDYHVQALDLQGFIRASDQWGFAGRWISRWIDGDAPFYAKPFINLRGIPKLRYQGDVASSMEGEIRYNPHPRWELSVFGGAGRATDSVSNMESADTASAYGAGFRYMMARLLGFQMGADIARGPEETVFYIQAGGAWGF; encoded by the coding sequence ATGAAAAACCTGTTTATAGCACTTGGTATTTTCATGGGATTGAATATTGCTAATGCCATGGAATCGACTTCGTCGTTATTTTTTGATCCTGGAGACCATTACCTTGATGCCAGTGAGTGGCTGTTGAAACATCGCGGCTTCTTACCAGTCCCCATTATCATCACGGAACCTGCAGTGGGGACCGGGGGCGGCGTGGCGCTGCTATTCATGAGCGACAGTGAAGGGGCCCGCGAGGCTCGCGCTTCAGAAACTCATAAACGATTTATTCCTCCTACGGTGACGGGTGTCTTAGCCGCAGGAACTGATAATGGAACAAGAGTTGGTGGAGCATTCTATGTCACCAACTGGAATCATGATCGTTGGCGGTACCTGGGATTTGTGATGGCGGCCTCCGCCAATTTGGATTTCTATGGTCTGGGGGGCTTCAACAATGCCGATGATATTCATATTCAATACAACTTAAAGGGCGGTGGAATTTACAACGATCTTCGGGCGCGCATCGACGACAGTAATTTCTTTGTCGGCGGACGCTATATTTATACAGATATCAGCGTCGATTTTAAAACCGGTGCATTGCCGCCAGTTCTGCAAGGCGAAGGCATCGAAAATCGCAATGGCGGAATTTCGCTCTTAGTAAGCTATGACAGCCGCAACAATACCATGTCGCCGCAACAGGGACTTTTGGCAGAGTATCGGTATTATATTTTCAGTGAAAACTTAGGCGGGGATTTGGATTATCATGTCCAAGCGTTGGATCTGCAGGGTTTTATCCGAGCCAGCGATCAGTGGGGATTCGCAGGAAGATGGATTTCAAGATGGATCGACGGAGACGCACCCTTTTATGCGAAACCATTTATCAACCTGCGCGGAATTCCAAAGCTGCGATATCAAGGCGACGTCGCTTCATCTATGGAGGGAGAGATAAGATATAATCCTCATCCCCGTTGGGAATTGTCTGTGTTTGGTGGGGCGGGAAGGGCCACTGATTCCGTTAGTAACATGGAGAGTGCTGACACCGCCTCAGCCTATGGTGCAGGATTCCGCTATATGATGGCGCGACTTTTAGGATTTCAAATGGGCGCAGACATAGCCCGCGGCCCAGAAGAAACAGTGTTCTATATCCAAGCCGGCGGTGCCTGGGGTTTTTAA
- the ftsW gene encoding putative lipid II flippase FtsW encodes MFRYLSSSLFLAIITLLGIGLVQVYSSSFIFAIESYGDGLFFFKRQLLFALIAACVLVGTVHIPFRIIEKHGWMLWFAAAIGVLATFVPGLGVRVGGAIRWIQLPFGIRFEPAELLKIAFSVWFASLLCRRDNILGHVKWWWLALALIVPLFLLLRQPDFGSFAIILMVAVSLLFAFGLQWKYIVASMAVMLPAFYFLVMLVPYRRARVLAFLDPWSDPAQKGFQVIQSMLSFHSGGLTGAGLGQGQGKLFFLPEAHTDFTLAVLGEEMGFVGFVAIMALYGFVVFRGIQIAIKAEEPFKRALALGLSMTFGLSVFINAGVVMGLLPTKGLTLPFLSYGGSSLVALCFMFGLILNIENSFEEDKFSKRFGTSRWNASKVKAHD; translated from the coding sequence ATGTTTAGATATTTATCAAGCAGCTTGTTTCTGGCAATCATCACACTTTTAGGCATTGGCCTGGTGCAAGTTTACTCTTCCAGTTTTATCTTCGCGATCGAATCTTATGGAGACGGTCTTTTCTTTTTCAAACGCCAATTACTTTTTGCACTTATCGCGGCCTGCGTTTTAGTCGGCACGGTTCATATCCCTTTCAGAATTATTGAAAAGCACGGATGGATGTTGTGGTTCGCCGCTGCCATCGGAGTCCTTGCGACATTCGTTCCTGGTTTGGGTGTGCGTGTGGGCGGAGCCATTCGTTGGATTCAATTGCCATTCGGTATCCGCTTTGAACCAGCAGAGCTTTTAAAAATCGCTTTTTCAGTTTGGTTCGCAAGTCTGCTGTGTCGCCGCGATAATATTTTGGGCCATGTGAAGTGGTGGTGGTTGGCGCTGGCTTTGATCGTTCCTTTGTTCCTTTTGCTTCGTCAGCCTGACTTCGGAAGCTTTGCGATTATCCTGATGGTTGCGGTGAGTTTGCTTTTTGCTTTTGGTTTGCAGTGGAAATACATCGTGGCATCCATGGCCGTGATGTTGCCGGCATTTTACTTTCTGGTGATGTTGGTTCCTTACCGTCGTGCCCGTGTGTTGGCGTTCTTGGATCCTTGGTCTGATCCTGCACAAAAGGGCTTTCAAGTGATTCAAAGTATGTTGAGCTTCCATTCGGGTGGTTTGACGGGTGCCGGTTTGGGGCAAGGTCAAGGGAAGTTGTTCTTCTTGCCGGAAGCTCACACCGACTTCACTTTGGCAGTACTGGGCGAGGAAATGGGCTTTGTTGGTTTCGTTGCCATCATGGCTCTTTATGGTTTTGTGGTTTTCCGCGGAATTCAAATTGCGATCAAAGCTGAAGAGCCTTTCAAAAGAGCATTGGCTTTGGGGCTTTCAATGACTTTTGGTTTAAGTGTTTTCATCAACGCCGGTGTGGTGATGGGACTTTTGCCAACGAAAGGTTTGACGCTGCCTTTCTTAAGCTACGGTGGCAGTTCCCTTGTCGCTTTGTGTTTTATGTTCGGATTGATTTTGAACATTGAAAATTCCTTCGAAGAGGATAAATTCTCTAAACGTTTCGGCACATCTCGTTGGAACGCATCGAAAGTGAAAGCACATGACTAA
- a CDS encoding methyl-accepting chemotaxis protein codes for MKFGSKIIINIAASSLVCSLAAVAISSSKIHNQGQDQLVEKSRAILSRLEAIRGYVATQGGLDEDIKHAVVTHPDGKLPEEVQQRILHKVPIFASIKVGFENADKDFYTFRVFAENPRRKENTPTASEIEILKRFESNSELKEYVENKDGAITVYRPVRLSEQQGCLLCHGHPSTSPWGNGKDILGFPMEDWKDGKLHGIFAVKSSTDQVAAAANNASISILWWTSLISALILVVSYLLIRKPLSRLVESISKLNEAGAQVSTSSNEILASSQTVTQSSVKAAASIEETSASTEEISSMVKRNSEHASEAKNLAFQASQKAHTGEQEVRKLTSSMEDISASSKKIEEIITVIDDIAFQTNLLALNASVEAARAGEHGKGFAVVADAVRSLAQRSATSAKEISTLINESAKKVEHGHAVVRASESSLKEIVSSIEKLSSLNVEISTASAEQELGIAQINQALTDMEKITLSNSSSAQECSNASQELNTQAEVMKNVVDDLTKLMAG; via the coding sequence ATGAAATTCGGATCAAAGATCATTATCAATATCGCCGCATCTAGCTTGGTTTGCTCACTCGCAGCCGTAGCTATTTCATCTTCTAAAATTCACAACCAAGGCCAAGATCAGCTCGTGGAAAAATCCCGCGCGATTCTATCACGCCTGGAAGCCATCCGCGGCTATGTCGCCACCCAAGGCGGACTAGACGAAGACATCAAACATGCAGTCGTAACTCATCCAGATGGAAAACTTCCAGAAGAAGTGCAACAACGCATTCTACACAAAGTGCCAATCTTTGCTTCCATCAAAGTTGGATTCGAAAACGCTGACAAAGATTTCTATACTTTCCGCGTGTTCGCAGAAAATCCACGTCGCAAAGAAAACACGCCGACTGCTTCCGAAATAGAAATCCTGAAACGCTTTGAATCCAATAGCGAGCTGAAAGAATACGTAGAAAACAAAGATGGCGCGATCACAGTCTATCGCCCCGTGCGCTTGTCCGAACAACAAGGCTGCCTACTTTGTCACGGTCATCCGTCAACGTCTCCTTGGGGCAATGGCAAGGACATTCTGGGTTTCCCGATGGAAGACTGGAAAGACGGGAAACTTCATGGCATCTTTGCCGTGAAGTCATCAACAGACCAGGTCGCCGCTGCCGCTAACAACGCATCGATCTCTATCTTGTGGTGGACATCATTAATTTCGGCATTGATCTTAGTTGTGTCATATCTATTGATTCGAAAACCTTTAAGCCGCCTGGTTGAGTCTATTTCAAAACTCAATGAAGCTGGCGCGCAGGTCTCCACTTCCAGCAACGAGATTCTGGCTTCCAGCCAAACAGTAACACAGTCATCGGTGAAAGCAGCTGCTTCGATCGAGGAAACATCTGCATCCACAGAAGAGATCTCCAGCATGGTGAAGCGCAATAGCGAACACGCCAGCGAAGCCAAGAATCTAGCTTTCCAAGCTTCTCAAAAAGCTCACACCGGCGAGCAAGAAGTACGTAAGCTGACTTCATCCATGGAAGACATCTCAGCCAGTTCGAAAAAGATCGAAGAGATTATCACCGTGATCGACGACATCGCCTTCCAAACAAACCTACTCGCACTGAATGCTTCCGTTGAGGCCGCTCGCGCCGGCGAACACGGCAAAGGTTTCGCAGTAGTCGCAGATGCGGTTCGCAGTCTTGCGCAAAGAAGTGCCACATCCGCAAAAGAGATTTCAACTTTGATCAACGAAAGTGCCAAAAAAGTTGAGCACGGCCATGCGGTCGTTCGCGCCAGCGAATCTTCTTTGAAAGAAATCGTAAGCTCGATTGAAAAGCTGTCTAGCTTGAACGTTGAGATCTCAACTGCGAGTGCCGAGCAAGAGTTGGGCATCGCTCAGATCAACCAAGCCTTGACCGACATGGAAAAGATCACGCTTTCCAACAGCAGTTCGGCGCAAGAATGTTCGAATGCCTCACAAGAGCTCAACACTCAAGCCGAAGTCATGAAAAACGTTGTCGATGATTTAACGAAATTGATGGCTGGGTAG
- the murG gene encoding undecaprenyldiphospho-muramoylpentapeptide beta-N-acetylglucosaminyltransferase, with translation MTKRTVVIAGGGTGGHIYPGIAIARAIQKLDPSVDVHFVGTARGMESKIIPREGFPLHLIESGQLNVKSPIKKLKTVLRMPLGLWQSFRLLMQLKPLYVIGVGGYASGPFVLAASIVGFNTAVWEPNVMPGMANRFLSRFVDKCFVVFEESRKFLKNKEVIQAGMPVREEIEKAIHTAHKDEKFHLLAFGGSQGSRVINTCLSDAIIGGGDWTKDLSVVHQLGSADFPLVSVKYQNSGANVDYHEYIFDMPKYYQWADIIVSRGGASSIAEAAAFGIIPIIVPLPGAADDHQQKNAESLVARNAGRMILQKDLTPERLISEVQSLRQDKALREQMVRNIKDLYVPQAATTIAKEILQ, from the coding sequence ATGACTAAAAGAACTGTTGTGATCGCTGGGGGTGGCACAGGTGGCCACATCTATCCCGGGATCGCTATTGCGCGCGCTATTCAGAAGTTGGATCCTTCCGTGGATGTTCACTTCGTTGGAACTGCGCGCGGTATGGAATCAAAAATTATTCCCCGTGAAGGTTTTCCTTTGCACTTGATCGAATCTGGTCAGTTGAATGTGAAAAGTCCCATTAAAAAGTTGAAGACGGTTCTGCGCATGCCTTTAGGCTTGTGGCAGTCTTTCCGTTTGTTGATGCAGCTAAAGCCTCTCTATGTGATCGGCGTGGGCGGTTATGCTTCAGGGCCTTTCGTGCTTGCGGCGAGTATCGTCGGCTTTAATACAGCGGTGTGGGAGCCCAACGTGATGCCAGGAATGGCGAATCGTTTCTTGTCTCGCTTTGTTGATAAATGTTTCGTGGTGTTTGAAGAGTCCCGAAAATTTTTGAAAAACAAAGAGGTGATTCAGGCGGGAATGCCGGTTCGAGAAGAAATCGAAAAAGCCATTCATACCGCACACAAAGATGAGAAGTTTCATCTTTTGGCATTCGGCGGCAGCCAGGGGTCTCGAGTTATCAATACCTGCTTAAGTGACGCGATCATTGGCGGGGGAGATTGGACGAAGGATTTATCTGTCGTTCATCAATTGGGTAGTGCGGATTTCCCTTTGGTTTCTGTCAAATATCAAAATTCTGGCGCCAATGTGGATTATCATGAGTATATCTTCGATATGCCAAAATATTATCAGTGGGCAGATATTATTGTTAGCCGTGGTGGGGCCAGTTCCATTGCGGAGGCGGCAGCATTTGGTATAATTCCTATTATTGTGCCATTACCAGGAGCTGCGGATGATCATCAGCAAAAAAATGCAGAGAGCCTTGTCGCCCGAAATGCGGGTCGCATGATTTTGCAGAAAGATTTAACGCCTGAAAGATTGATTTCAGAAGTACAATCTCTTCGCCAAGATAAAGCTTTGCGCGAGCAAATGGTTAGGAATATAAAAGATCTTTATGTTCCCCAGGCAGCAACAACCATCGCAAAGGAAATCTTGCAATGA
- the murD gene encoding UDP-N-acetylmuramoyl-L-alanine--D-glutamate ligase: MYKEFSELKDKRILVVGLGKTGVSLAHFLTKHGAQVTVTDHKSKPELSVQLEQLGDLPIKYELGGHSPKTFIAQDLVILSPGVPSTLKIFDYARSQGIKITGEFEFSAGFIKEPIIGITGTNGKTTVARITEAILTQSGVKTWVGGANEKPLVDYLRLDDKAQVVIAEVSSFMLEHCDTFNPGNVVFTNLAENHLDRYRSMEEYVNAKRRVFKNTNQATTSILNADDNAVVELARDPAVQRGRIFYFSRKPALEPQIMNIGGAVNIGDEIRVRTGPEIETFNIKNMKMRGKHSIENVMAAILASREHGATREAVQKVIETFNGLPHRIEYVRKVGGVLFYNDSKATNVHAVLRALDTFDENVILIAGGKDTNLNYEPLRTSVKRKVKTLILVGEAKERINRDLGDFSETFLIGTFEEAVLIAYQKSRIGDIVLLSPGCSSFDMFDSFEERGEYFKEIVRKFH; encoded by the coding sequence ATGTATAAAGAGTTTAGTGAATTAAAAGACAAAAGAATCCTGGTGGTCGGTCTTGGTAAAACGGGTGTGTCTTTGGCGCATTTCCTAACCAAGCACGGCGCTCAGGTGACGGTAACGGATCACAAATCCAAACCGGAACTTTCTGTGCAACTTGAGCAATTGGGCGATCTTCCAATCAAGTATGAATTGGGTGGTCACAGTCCAAAAACTTTCATCGCTCAAGATTTGGTTATCCTGTCTCCAGGCGTGCCTTCTACTTTGAAAATCTTCGATTACGCAAGATCACAAGGTATCAAGATCACAGGTGAGTTCGAGTTCTCTGCTGGTTTCATCAAAGAACCAATCATCGGCATTACTGGTACGAACGGTAAAACAACCGTAGCGCGTATCACTGAAGCGATCTTGACTCAATCAGGTGTTAAAACTTGGGTGGGTGGCGCGAATGAAAAGCCGTTGGTGGATTACCTTCGCCTTGATGACAAAGCTCAGGTGGTGATCGCAGAAGTTTCCAGCTTCATGCTTGAACACTGTGACACTTTCAATCCAGGTAACGTCGTATTTACGAACTTGGCTGAAAATCACTTGGATCGTTATCGCTCTATGGAAGAGTACGTAAACGCGAAACGCCGTGTTTTCAAAAACACAAATCAAGCGACCACAAGCATCTTGAATGCAGACGACAACGCCGTTGTTGAATTGGCGCGTGATCCAGCGGTTCAACGTGGACGTATTTTCTACTTCTCTCGTAAACCAGCTTTGGAACCACAAATCATGAATATCGGTGGTGCAGTGAATATCGGCGACGAAATTCGCGTGCGCACAGGTCCTGAGATTGAAACTTTCAATATCAAAAACATGAAAATGCGCGGTAAGCACTCAATCGAAAACGTGATGGCAGCTATCCTGGCATCTCGTGAACACGGTGCTACTCGTGAAGCGGTTCAAAAAGTGATCGAGACATTCAACGGTCTTCCTCACCGTATTGAGTACGTTCGTAAAGTGGGCGGCGTCTTGTTCTACAACGATTCTAAAGCGACTAACGTTCACGCAGTTCTTCGCGCTTTGGACACTTTCGATGAAAACGTGATTTTGATCGCGGGTGGTAAAGACACGAATTTGAACTATGAACCTCTTCGTACGTCGGTAAAACGCAAAGTGAAGACTCTGATTTTGGTCGGGGAAGCGAAAGAACGTATTAATCGCGACCTTGGTGACTTCTCTGAGACCTTCCTGATCGGTACGTTTGAGGAGGCGGTTTTGATCGCTTACCAAAAGTCCAGAATCGGGGACATTGTTCTGCTTTCTCCAGGCTGCTCAAGTTTTGACATGTTTGACAGTTTTGAAGAGCGTGGTGAATACTTTAAAGAGATCGTGAGAAAATTTCACTGA
- the mraY gene encoding phospho-N-acetylmuramoyl-pentapeptide-transferase: MLYQWLYSMSEYFSPLNVFRYITVRTFIAFFTSFLLCWMWGPYFIKRLQLKHFGQSIRDDGPQSHKKKAGTPTMGGGLILLSTLIPCLLWVDMTNPLVWSVLLITWGFGMIGYMDDWLKVSKKNSKGLSGKIRLLGEFLIAGLVVAYLVHFHDLGTTVYIPFVKSFGFDLGYAYIVFAALVVVGTANAVNLTDGLDGLAIVPVMISAATLGLFAYVTGHYSIANYLQIPHVVGAGELTPVAATIVAAGMGFLWFNAYPAQVFMGDVGSLSLGGFLGSMAVITQNELLMVILGGVFVVEALSVITQVISFKLTGKRIFKMAPIHHHFELGGLTETKIIVRFWIISILLAVLSLATLKLR; the protein is encoded by the coding sequence ATGCTTTACCAGTGGCTCTATTCAATGTCGGAATACTTCTCTCCATTGAATGTCTTTCGTTACATCACGGTTCGTACATTCATCGCGTTTTTTACATCTTTCCTACTGTGCTGGATGTGGGGCCCTTATTTCATTAAACGCCTGCAGCTAAAGCATTTTGGTCAATCGATTCGTGATGACGGCCCTCAGTCTCATAAAAAGAAGGCCGGCACTCCGACCATGGGTGGCGGATTGATTCTTCTTTCCACTTTGATCCCATGTTTGTTGTGGGTGGATATGACAAACCCCTTGGTTTGGTCGGTTCTGCTTATCACTTGGGGCTTCGGTATGATCGGTTACATGGATGACTGGTTGAAAGTAAGCAAAAAGAACTCCAAAGGTCTTTCTGGAAAAATCCGTTTACTGGGTGAGTTTTTGATCGCTGGCTTGGTTGTAGCTTATCTGGTTCACTTCCATGATTTGGGCACAACAGTTTACATTCCCTTCGTAAAATCATTCGGTTTCGATCTGGGCTACGCTTACATCGTGTTTGCGGCTTTGGTAGTCGTGGGAACTGCGAATGCAGTAAATCTGACAGATGGTTTGGACGGCTTGGCGATTGTGCCAGTGATGATCTCGGCAGCGACATTGGGTTTGTTTGCCTATGTAACAGGTCACTACTCTATCGCGAATTACCTGCAAATCCCTCACGTGGTCGGAGCAGGTGAGTTAACTCCGGTAGCGGCGACGATTGTTGCTGCGGGAATGGGTTTCTTGTGGTTTAACGCGTATCCCGCACAGGTCTTCATGGGCGACGTGGGTTCTTTGTCCTTGGGCGGCTTCTTGGGTTCGATGGCCGTTATCACTCAAAATGAGTTGTTGATGGTAATCCTGGGCGGTGTCTTCGTGGTGGAAGCATTGTCGGTAATCACTCAAGTGATTTCTTTCAAACTGACGGGTAAACGTATTTTCAAAATGGCGCCGATTCATCACCACTTTGAATTGGGCGGTTTGACCGAAACGAAGATCATTGTTCGTTTCTGGATTATTTCGATTTTATTGGCTGTTTTAAGTCTAGCGACTCTCAAATTGAGGTAG
- a CDS encoding cell division protein FtsQ/DivIB, translating to MKKLVLKLFLGFIVIPAALVGTFYYLNEHGFFNIEKVEVVLENPPQGQEQFLKPNVDALEELLAKYKGESLWNIKLKTVSTELKKQEWIENTQISRSWPATLSLRVRPYEVKLLYMAKGGKLVPIIKNGEFLDAIEAKQAPDVAILDGDAFAKKKELRKKAVDVIEQIPAQGSFSRRTISEVRYDNKEGFWMTLIKSGTQVKIGEEQVALKAARVSRVVDYLETKQFDARVIDADLSKKVLVRLRKDP from the coding sequence GTGAAGAAGTTGGTACTGAAATTATTTTTGGGATTCATTGTTATACCAGCGGCTTTGGTGGGAACGTTCTACTATTTGAATGAGCATGGCTTTTTCAATATTGAAAAAGTGGAAGTCGTTTTGGAGAATCCTCCGCAAGGGCAAGAGCAGTTTTTAAAACCTAATGTTGATGCGTTGGAAGAGTTGCTTGCGAAATACAAAGGCGAATCTCTTTGGAATATCAAGTTAAAAACCGTCTCCACTGAATTGAAAAAACAAGAGTGGATTGAAAACACACAAATTTCCCGTTCTTGGCCAGCAACGCTTTCTTTGCGCGTTCGTCCTTATGAAGTGAAGCTCCTGTATATGGCAAAAGGTGGTAAGCTTGTGCCGATCATCAAGAACGGTGAGTTCTTGGATGCCATCGAAGCCAAACAAGCTCCCGATGTTGCGATTTTGGATGGCGATGCTTTCGCCAAGAAAAAGGAACTTCGAAAAAAAGCAGTTGATGTGATCGAGCAAATTCCTGCTCAAGGATCGTTCAGCAGAAGAACAATTTCTGAAGTTCGTTATGATAATAAAGAAGGTTTTTGGATGACCTTGATCAAATCCGGCACGCAAGTGAAAATCGGTGAAGAGCAAGTGGCACTAAAGGCAGCGCGCGTTTCTCGCGTCGTAGATTACCTCGAAACCAAGCAGTTTGACGCTCGCGTCATAGACGCGGATCTGTCGAAGAAAGTCCTTGTCAGGTTGCGTAAGGATCCCTAA
- the ftsA gene encoding cell division protein FtsA: MSTSKPKAPVLAGLDIGSTKVCFVIGTVNPEGKIEVAGVGTAPNTGIRQGVVVNIEATTDSIKKAKEEAELMSGYSVGEVWVGVSGTHISSFDSKGMVAIKNREVTPSEIDRVIEAAKAVAVPTDRTVLHILPREFKVDGQDGITDPVGMSGIRLEANVHIVTGSQSAIQNTVKCVEKAGLKIAGLVLSQLASATAVISNDEKNLGVVVVDMGGGTCNNLYFVNGSVAHSSIIPVGGSHFTHDVAVGLRTPQFAAEVLKKKYGCAMASMVNDNETIEVEGVGGRKSRVIPRKDLADVIEARAEETLNLIANDIRMSGVMPMLGSGIVLTGGASQLDGLIEMGEFIFDIPVRRGAPLEIGGLTDVVKSGEFSAAVGLLQYGLSQRKDLLMSQHTQELEINIGESINGLTKRLKEMFEKVF; the protein is encoded by the coding sequence ATGAGTACATCAAAACCGAAAGCTCCGGTATTGGCTGGTTTGGATATTGGTTCGACCAAAGTATGTTTCGTTATCGGAACCGTCAATCCCGAAGGGAAAATCGAAGTCGCGGGAGTAGGCACTGCTCCTAATACAGGCATCCGCCAGGGTGTTGTCGTTAATATTGAGGCGACAACTGATTCAATTAAAAAAGCTAAAGAAGAAGCAGAGTTGATGTCTGGTTACAGCGTCGGCGAAGTTTGGGTTGGCGTTTCCGGCACTCATATCTCTTCATTTGATTCCAAAGGTATGGTCGCAATCAAAAATCGTGAAGTAACACCTTCAGAAATTGATCGCGTGATCGAAGCGGCGAAAGCCGTAGCTGTTCCAACAGACCGTACTGTTTTGCACATCCTTCCAAGAGAATTTAAAGTCGACGGCCAAGACGGCATCACTGATCCAGTGGGCATGTCAGGTATCCGTTTGGAAGCGAATGTTCACATCGTAACAGGCAGCCAATCCGCAATTCAAAACACTGTTAAATGTGTTGAGAAAGCAGGATTGAAAATCGCTGGTTTGGTTTTGAGTCAACTGGCTTCTGCAACAGCGGTTATTTCTAATGACGAAAAAAATCTGGGCGTAGTTGTTGTCGATATGGGCGGCGGTACTTGTAATAACTTGTACTTCGTTAACGGCAGCGTAGCGCACTCTTCTATCATTCCAGTGGGTGGTTCACACTTCACTCATGACGTCGCTGTAGGACTTAGAACTCCTCAGTTCGCGGCGGAAGTTTTGAAGAAAAAATACGGCTGCGCTATGGCATCCATGGTGAACGACAACGAAACGATTGAAGTAGAAGGCGTTGGAGGTCGTAAATCTCGCGTGATCCCTCGTAAGGATCTTGCGGATGTGATCGAAGCCCGTGCAGAAGAAACATTGAATCTGATCGCTAACGATATTCGTATGAGCGGTGTGATGCCAATGTTGGGGTCCGGTATCGTTCTGACTGGCGGTGCCAGTCAGTTGGATGGCCTGATTGAAATGGGTGAGTTTATTTTTGATATTCCGGTTCGCAGAGGGGCACCTTTGGAAATCGGAGGTCTGACTGATGTTGTGAAGTCTGGTGAATTCTCGGCAGCAGTTGGATTGTTACAGTATGGTTTGTCACAACGTAAAGATTTGTTGATGAGCCAGCATACGCAGGAACTTGAGATCAATATCGGAGAGTCGATCAACGGCTTGACGAAGCGTCTTAAGGAAATGTTTGAAAAAGTATTTTAG